A region of the Roseiflexus sp. RS-1 genome:
GGGGTTGCGCGACCTTCAGCAGCGGTACGACGTGATCGGCGATGTGCGCGGGCGCGGTTTGATGATCGGCATCGAACTCGTCAAGGATCGGGAAACGCGCGAACCGGCGCGCGCCCTGGCGCAGGGTGTGATGGAAGAAGCATTCCGGCGCGGTTTGCTGATCCTGACCTGCGGCGCATCAACGATTCGCCTCTGCCCGCCGCTGGTTCTGACCGAGGCGCAGGTTGATGAAGGATTGACCATCTTCGAGGCAGCGCTGCGCGCCTGCCTGTAGTCGATCATCCGACGGTGTATGCTGGCGGCGCCATCGGCGGCTGCGGTCGCTGACGCACTGCCAGCCACCCCCCAAGCGCTCCAAGGAGAACAGCAAAGAGCAGGTGGATCAACCCGGCGCAGAAACCGATTACCGGACCCACAAACCCGATCAGGTTGCGAATATCGTCTTCGGTCAGTCCCGAAGCGGGTTGTTGCTCCTCAACCTGCCTGATGATCTCATCGAAAAGTGCCGGATCACTCTGCGCGATCAGGATCGCAACGATCCAGAAAATGACCGACCCGATGAGCGCACCGATCCCGGAAATGCCCCCCGCCAGCGTACCGCTGCCGATCCCGGCAGTCGGACCGCTCCAGCGCACCCCGATATAGCCGGCAATTGCGCCCAGCGCCATGGTTGCGATTGGTCCGCAGCAAAAGACCCCGATCGCCGGAATGAAGGAAAAGCCAACCACGGCGATAATGCTGACCAGGGCAAAAATAAGCCCCGATTTGAGACCGCCAGACATGCTGCCTCCTCATGCGCGGTAGTGCGGTGATGTTCTCATTGTATCACGTCTCGCCGGTGTCGTGCGTGGCTGCGACCCCTTGCGCCGGTTGACACGCTCCGACCGATCCCATAGAATGCCAAAGCTCTGGAAGGTGATCTGAATGCTCATCGATGCACGCGCATGACGAATGCTCCCGCTCTTCTTTCGCTCGATGGCGTCTGGAAACTGCTGCCGGTCGACACGTTTCGTCAGGGGTTTTATCCGCCTGATGATGATACCTGGTTGGCGCAGGAGATACCGGCGCACTGGCAACAGCACCCGCTGCTGGAACGCTATGCGGGGTGTATGGTCTACCGGCGGCGGTTCACCCTGCCGGACGCGCCTGCCATCCCGCCGGATCAGTCCGCGCCGATCCGCTATTTCCTGCGCTTCAACGGCGTTTTCTATTGGGCGCAGCCGTACTTCAACGGCGTTGATCTGGGGCGCCACGAAGGGTACTTCGAGCCGTTCGAGCACGAGGTGACCGCCTGGATCGCTCCGGAGAATGACATTGTCGTCGAGGTCGAATGTCCCGATGAGGTCAATAAGTCCGGCAAGCGCCTGATCACCGGCATCTTCTCGCACTGGGACTGCATGGACCCGCTGGCGAACCCCGGCGGCATCTGGTTGCCGGTCGAACTGGTGAAGACCGGTCCAGTGCGTCTCCGTGAGGTGCTGCTTCAGACCGAGGCATCCGGCGAGTCGCTGGCGGAGTTGCGTTTTCGTGCGCTGTTCGATGCGCGCGCAGCGCGTGATGTCGTGTTGCGCTGGACGTTTGCGCCGGTCAACTTCGCTGGCGCCGTGCAGACGATTGAGCAGCGCCGCGCCCTGGCGGATGGAGCGCATGAGATCGCTGGCGTTCTGCTGCTGAACGATCCGCGTCTCTGGTGGACCCACGACATGGGTGCGCCGAACCTGTATGCGGTGACGCTCGAAGTGCTCTGCGATGGGGTAGTCTCAGATGCGCGCACCTTCCGCTTCGGCATTCGCACATTCGAACTGCACGACTGGATACCCTATCTCAACGGAACGCGCTTCTTTGTCAAGGGGAACAACTATCCGCCGACCGATGTGCGGATTGCAACCACCACACGCGAACGGTGTCTCGTAGATCTCCGCCTGGCGCGCGAGTGTCATATGAACATGCTGCGCGTCCATGGGCACATTGCGCACCCGGCGCTCTACGACGCCGCCGATGAGATGGGCGTTCTGCTCTGGCAGGATTTCCCGCTGCACTGGCTCTACCGTCGTGAAATCCTGCCCGAAGCGCGGCGTCAGGCGCGTGCCATGGTGCGCCTGCTGGGCAACCATCCATCGGTCGCACTCTGGTGCATGCACAACGAACCGGTGTACGTCGTCGATACGCGCGACGAACGCCTGATAACGCGCCTGCGCACCTATGCATCGATGTTCATCTTCAGCTGGAACCGCGATGTGATGGATAGCGAGTTGAAGCGCGTCGTCGAACGGGAAGATGGCAAACGCCCGGTCGTGCGCTCATCGAATGAGTTTCCCATACCGGGAATTCGCAAAGGAACCAGCACCCATTTCTACTACGGCTGGTACAAAATCTATGGACGCCTCGAAGAGTGGGAGCCGCTGATCCGTCGCTTCCCGCAGTTGGTGCGCTTCGTCACCGAGTTTGGCGCCCAGAGTTTCCCGAATGTCGAGAGTTGCGTCAGATTCATGGATGCCGACATCAGGCGCATCGACTGGCAGCATCTGGTTGAGCGCCACCAGTTTCAGGCGGATATCATGGCGCACTGGTACGACTGGCGCGCCGCCCGTTCGCTCGACGAACTGGTGCAGATGTCGCAGGAGTATCAAATCAAGATCAATCGCCATTATATCGACCGGTTGCGGTTGCGCAAATATCGTCCAACCGGCGGTATTATGCCGTTTATGTTTCACGATGCGAACCCGTCGGTTTCCTGGTCGATCATCGACTACTGGCGGGCGCCGAAGCGATCATATGATGCCATGCGCATGGCGTTCAGTCCCCAGTATCTCTTCACCGTGCTGGAAAAAGAGTCGATCACGGTTGGCGAAGCCCTTGATCTGCCGGTGTATATCGTCAACGACGACCACCGTGACGATGTCGTTGCCATTACCGCGCGCCTGATCGGTCCCGACGATGCAACGCTGGCGTGTGTCGAGCGTTCGTTCACGCTTCCTTCCGACTGTATGGCGATGGAAGTTGAGCGTCTGCGTCTGATCCCGCCCGATCCCGGAACGTATCGCCTGGAGCTGATCCTGCGGGGCAGCCGGGTGGAAACACTCGTCAACACCTATCTCATTCACGTTGCAAGCGCTCAGAAAGGAACCCTGTATGCTCGACAAAGCTCAAGCCATCGCTCCTGAAATCATTCGTCTGCGTCGTGAAATCCACGCGCATCCAGAGCTTGCGTTCCAGGAAGTGCGAACCGCGCAACTGGTTGTCGAAACATTGCGCGAAATCGGCGGCATCGACATTCGTACCGGCGTCGGCAAAACCGGTGTCGTGGGACAACTCGGTGACGGCAACGGACCGACGATCGGCATCCGTGCCGATATGGATGCCCTGCCGATCGATGAGGCGACCGGTTTGCCGTTTGCTTCCCGGAATCCAGGGGTGATGCACGCATGTGGTCACGATGCCCACACCGCGATCCTGCTCGGCGTGGCGCACCTGCTCCGGCAGGAGTTTGCCGCCGGCAACCTGCACGGCACCGTGCGCTTCCTTTTTCAGCCAGCCGAAGAAGCGCAGGACGACGAGGGTCTCAGCGGTGCGCCGCGCATGATCAACGACGGCGCGCTCGATGGGGTCGATCACGTGATTGCCCTGCACGTCGACTCGGGACTGCCGGTTGGGAAAATCACCATCCGTGACGGAGCGAGTTCGGCAGCGGTCGATACCTTTCGCGGGTGGATCACGGGGAGTGGCGGGCATGGCGCCTACCCGCACCTGGGCACGGATCCGCTCTGGATGCTGTTGCCGGTGATGCAGGCGTTGCACGGGATTGTTGCGCGCCGGATCAACCCGATGCACCCGGCGGTCGTCAGCCTTGGCATTGTGCGGGGCGGCACAGCGTCGAACGTTCTTCCCGCCGGGGTGTATCTGGAAGGAACATTGCGCAGTTTCGATCCGCAGGTGCGCGAGCAGTTGATCGTCGAAGTCGAACGCGCATTCGCGGTTGCACGCGCCGTAGGCGGCGATTATCGGCTGGAGATCGAGCGCGGCTATCCTGCCGGGCACAACGATGCCACCGTCAGCGAATGGATCGCCGCCACGACCGCCGATCTGATCGGCGCCGATGCAATCGACCGGAGTCGCAGCGGGATGGGGGCGGAAGATTTCGCCTATATGACCCAGAAAGCGCCTGGTGCGATGTTCATGCTCGGCGCTGCGATTGACGATGGTGTGAATCGCGGACATCACACCCCGATCTTCGACATCGATGAGCGCGCGCTGCCGATCGGCGCGGCAATTCTCGCCGAAACAGCGCGACGCTATCTGGCAGGCGAAGTGAAACGCTAGGTCTGGGAGTGCGGGCATCTCGACCGCGTGCAGCGTTGCCTGGGAGCGCGCCTGGGAGCGCGGGCATCTTGCCCGCAGGCAGCGCCGCGTGGGAGCGCGGGCATCTTGCCCGCAGGCAGCGCCACCTGGGAGCACGCCTGGGAGTGTGGGCATCTTGCCCGCAGGCAGCGCCGCGTGGGAGCGCGCCTGGGAGCGCGGGCATCTTGCCCGCAGGCAGCGTCGCCTGGGAGCGCGGGCATCTCGCCCGCAAGAAGCGGTGCGCTCGATGTACAGGCGTCTCGCCCTCATCCAGTCCGTATGCTTATGGTCTTTGAAGAAATAATCCACAATAGCCCGCGCAGGCGGG
Encoded here:
- a CDS encoding glycoside hydrolase family 2 protein, which encodes MTNAPALLSLDGVWKLLPVDTFRQGFYPPDDDTWLAQEIPAHWQQHPLLERYAGCMVYRRRFTLPDAPAIPPDQSAPIRYFLRFNGVFYWAQPYFNGVDLGRHEGYFEPFEHEVTAWIAPENDIVVEVECPDEVNKSGKRLITGIFSHWDCMDPLANPGGIWLPVELVKTGPVRLREVLLQTEASGESLAELRFRALFDARAARDVVLRWTFAPVNFAGAVQTIEQRRALADGAHEIAGVLLLNDPRLWWTHDMGAPNLYAVTLEVLCDGVVSDARTFRFGIRTFELHDWIPYLNGTRFFVKGNNYPPTDVRIATTTRERCLVDLRLARECHMNMLRVHGHIAHPALYDAADEMGVLLWQDFPLHWLYRREILPEARRQARAMVRLLGNHPSVALWCMHNEPVYVVDTRDERLITRLRTYASMFIFSWNRDVMDSELKRVVEREDGKRPVVRSSNEFPIPGIRKGTSTHFYYGWYKIYGRLEEWEPLIRRFPQLVRFVTEFGAQSFPNVESCVRFMDADIRRIDWQHLVERHQFQADIMAHWYDWRAARSLDELVQMSQEYQIKINRHYIDRLRLRKYRPTGGIMPFMFHDANPSVSWSIIDYWRAPKRSYDAMRMAFSPQYLFTVLEKESITVGEALDLPVYIVNDDHRDDVVAITARLIGPDDATLACVERSFTLPSDCMAMEVERLRLIPPDPGTYRLELILRGSRVETLVNTYLIHVASAQKGTLYARQSSSHRS
- a CDS encoding M20 metallopeptidase family protein encodes the protein MLDKAQAIAPEIIRLRREIHAHPELAFQEVRTAQLVVETLREIGGIDIRTGVGKTGVVGQLGDGNGPTIGIRADMDALPIDEATGLPFASRNPGVMHACGHDAHTAILLGVAHLLRQEFAAGNLHGTVRFLFQPAEEAQDDEGLSGAPRMINDGALDGVDHVIALHVDSGLPVGKITIRDGASSAAVDTFRGWITGSGGHGAYPHLGTDPLWMLLPVMQALHGIVARRINPMHPAVVSLGIVRGGTASNVLPAGVYLEGTLRSFDPQVREQLIVEVERAFAVARAVGGDYRLEIERGYPAGHNDATVSEWIAATTADLIGADAIDRSRSGMGAEDFAYMTQKAPGAMFMLGAAIDDGVNRGHHTPIFDIDERALPIGAAILAETARRYLAGEVKR